The Bacteroidota bacterium genome includes the window TATTAATAACTCTTGCCCAAATTGATAACCATTGAATAATTGTTTTGAAAAGGTATCAAGGAAATAGCAAATAATAGGGGCAGCTATACAAACTATGGGTATTAACTTATCGTTCACCTTTATTTTATTGAATAAGCCAAAAGCAAATAAACCTAACAGTGGTCCGTAGGTATAACCTGCAAACCTGAATACCTGATTAATTACGGCATCGTTATTCATTTCTTTAAACAGTATTATTAAAAAAAACAGGAGTAAAGCAAAGGCAATGTGAATATAATAACGCTTGCTTTTGTGCTCTTTGCTTTCGTTTGTTTCGTCAAAGCCGAGTATATCAATACAAAATGAGGTTGTAAGTGTGGTTAATACACTATCGGCACTGCTAAAGGTAGCAGCGGTTATACCTAATATAAATATAATAGCTCCAATGCCTCCAATATAGTTCAAAGCAATGCTTGGAAATAGCTGGTCGGTTTTTTCGGGAATAGCTATGCCTTTGGTAGCAGCAAACTGATATAATAAAACACCTAAGCTTACAAACAGTAAATTAATAAATACTACTATAATACTAAACCACCTGATGTTTTTTTGTGCATCGGCTAAACTTTTACAACTTAAGTTTTTTTGCATCATGTTTTGGTCTAAACCGGTCATGGCAATGGCAATGAACATACCTCCTAAAAATTGTTTAATGAAATGATTTTTGCTTAACCAGTCATCAAAGAAAAACAATTTGCTCATAGGGCTTTCTTTTACTAAGGTTATGGTATCAAATAAGGATAAGTGCAATTGGTTGCAAACTACATATATGGATAAGGCTACACCTGCTAACAGAAAAGCTGATTGTAAAGTATCGGTCCATACCAAGGTTTTTATACCACCTTTATAGGTATATAATAATATAAGCCCAATAACAATCAGGGTTGAAACAGCAAATGGAATATGCAGAGCGCTAAAAAAATAAACGTCTAATACTATGAGGGCTATGTATAAACGAAATGAGGCCCCGACTATACGCGATAATATGAAGAAGAGAGAGCCTGTTTTTTGTGCAGTTTTGCCAAATCGTTGTTCTAAGTAGGAGTATATGGATATGAGATTGAGTTTATAATAGAGGGGTAACAGGAATTGGGCTATAATTAAATAGCCAATTATATAACCTAATACCATTTGCATATAACTAAACTGATTGGTACCAACTGCACCGGGTACTGATATAAAGGTAACTCCAGAAAGTGAGTCGCCAATTAAGCCAAAGGCTACTATATACCAGGGTGATTGTTTATTGCCAGTGAAATAGCTGTTGCTATCAGCTTTTCGGGTGGTGTACCAGGCTATTAAAACCAATAAGCCAAAGTATCCCAGTACTGATAATAAAATAACATAAATGGACATGGAGGCAAAACTATTTTTTATTTATTAGTAACAAATAGTTTTTTTATAACAGTTTTAAAGCTACTGTTTAAAAGCGTATAGCAAACTATATTTCTTCTGCCCAGTTGGCTCTGTCCATAGGGCTAAACTGCCATGGAGCCTGGTTGTTTTCTAAGTTGCTAAACATATTGTTTAGGGAAGCGGGTGCTGCGCTTTGTTCCATTACTTTGTATCTGCGCATTTCTACTATTATTTCCATCGGGTTGATATTGATAGGGCAGGCTTCAACACAAGCATTACAGGTATTACAGGCCCACAACTCTTCCTCGCTTATGTATGAATGTAAGTTTTTATTGTCATCGGTAAAGCTGCCATTGAAATCAATATTTTTTCCCACTTCTACCAATCGGTCGCGGGTGTCCATCATTATTTTGCGGGGCGATAATAGTTTGCCTGTTTGGTTTTGCGGGCAACTACTGGTACAGCGACCGCATTCGGTACAACTGTATGCATCCATTAAGTTTTTCCAGGTTAAGTCTGTTACTTCTTTCACGCCAAAACTGGTAGGTGGTTCGTAACCGGGAGGAGTTGCGGCTGTTGGGTCAAGCATTAGGGTTACTTCTTGGGTAACTGCTGCCATATTGTTTAACTCTCCTTTGGGTTTCAGGTTTGAATAATAGGTATTAGGGAAAGCTAAAATAACATGGAAGTGTTTGCTAAATGGCAAATAATTCATAAAAATAAATATGCCAATAATGTGAAACCACCAGGCGCCACGCTCTATTAGAATTAATGTATGGGCTGACAAACCACTAAACAGTGGTGTTGTTAGCCAGCTGCTAATAGGAAAAGCGCCTGCTATTTTATAATGTTCAGCTCCTTGTGCCTGTAATAATTGGTCGGCTCCGTTCATGCAAAGCAAGGCGGCCATCAATATAATTTCAATACTTAAAATACTAGCTGCATCCTGATTGGGGAAACCTTTTAACTCGGGACTGGTAAAACGTTTTATTTTAACAATATAGCGCCTGCACAAAAATACAATACAGGCTATAAGCACGCCTAAGGCTAATATTTCAAAAAAACCAATGGCTACATTATAAACTGGACCAAAAAAGGATAGTACTCTATGGGTGCCAAATATACCATCTATTAATATTTCGCCTACTTCTATATTTATAAGTATAAAACCAACGTATATAATAAAGTGAAAAAAGGCTGCTACGGGGCGTGTTCCCATTTTACTCTGACCAAAGGCTACACGCAGCATGGTTCTTAATCGAATGGGTTTATTATCGCTTAGGTCTATATCTTTTCCTAACAATATATTTCTACGAATTTTACCTAAACTTTTAGCAAATAAATAGACTGCTACGGTTGTAATAATTAGGAATATTATTTGTGAAATCATATGCAACAATGGATAATGCGCAATTATAAATAATAATTACTTAAGTAACCTCAATAAATTATTTTGAAATTTTTTATGAAAAAACTTGCATACGAACTAAAAAAATCTACTTTTGCACTCCCAATAATTGGTGCGGTAGCTCAGTTGGTAGAGCAAAAGACTGAAAATCTTTGTGTCGGGGGTTCGATTCCCTCCCACACCACCTTTAAAAGCCTTGTTTATCAAGGCTTTTTTATTACCTATTTTTCACTCCTCTTTTACTTTTTAATAGGTTGAATGATTGTTTATTTCATTGCAAATGAACTTTATAAGCAATATGCAAACTTTTGATTAAAAAAAGAGCATCAACAACTGGTTAACCAGTTATTGATGCTCTTTTAGGTTTTAGTCTAGAGGTTATTTATTTCATTAATTCAATAGCAAATTCTACACGTCTGTTGTTTGCTTTTGCTTTTGCTGTGGTAGCAGTATCAATTAATTCTTTTTTACCCATTGGTTTTTGTTCAATGCGATCTATTGCAATTCCTTTTTTGGTTAAGTAATTGGCTACAGTTTGAGCTCTTTTTTGTGATATTCTGTAATTTGCTTTTTCTGAACCATCTTGGTCTGCATGTCCGAATATAACTAGTTTAAAGTTGGCGTTACGTTTTAACATTACGCTTGTTCTATTCAGTATATCTACTGCATCGCTGTTTAAGTCTGATTTTCCTTTGCCAAAACGAATATTATTCATTTCTATCAGAATCATATTCTTAATTAACTGTGCATCGCCACTGTTTGCAATACTTGAAGTTGCTGCAGGTGCAGTATTTCCATTAGGTGTACTTGGTTTAGAATTGTTATTATTACTGTCTTTTTTTATTACAGCTTCGTTGCAGCCATTTGCCAATGCGCCTTTTTCTCCCGGACATAAATCTTTAATATCAGGCACACCATCTTCATCGGTATCTTTATTTAACTGGGCTTGTAAATTGTTGTTGTTGGCCTGTAATTGCTCTACTTTGTTGTTAATGTTTTTTAAACTGTCACCTATTGATAACAATAGTTTATTCATTAGTTCCGAATTGTCAGCCGGATTTTGGTTGCTGAATTGCCAAGCAACTGCTCTATCCTGGTGTTTGTTTTTACCAAATGTGTAACGAAGACCTAAACAGGTTTTTGCCATATGTTCTTTACCTGAACCGTAGTTATAGCCATCCCAAGCATCGGTATAGGCGGTAATAAATTCGCTCTGTAAATTTAAATGCCAATTGTCGTTTATATGGTAGCGTATACCTGCTCCTAAACCAACCTGAAGTGCAGTTCCACTTTCTGTGTGGAAAGTTACCTCGTCTTCAATAAATTTACGTTTGGTATCGTATGAGCCTTCGCCAATACTTGCTCTTAAAAAAGGAACCCAGGTATTAGGTGTACGCTGGTTTCTACCTTTTAAATCGTAGTTTAAACCTAAGGTTAAAAAACTCACATCTGATTCATAGTAATCAATAGCATTAGCACCTGTCATTTTCCCCATGTCATAAGAGGCATCAATACTTACTAATGGACTCACAAAGTATATCAGGTCTAATCCAAATGCTAAATCAATTTTTGTTTTACTGCCATTTAATCCACTTACATCTTCACCTGAAAATCCATTTGCTAATTTATCGTAAGCGGTGAATTTTACATCATAAAGATGGTTTAATCTTAAACCTAACCCCCAACGATTGAACTTGGTTCGTTGGGGATTAGTTTGTGTATATGCATTGGTAAATGTTACTATTAAAAGGGCTACTACCAGTATGGTTTTTGTTTTATTTAAACAAATATTTCTCATTATGTTTTGTTCTTTTATTTAGTTGTGTTTAAATAATTTATTTAGCTATAATAATTGGTTTAAGACTGGTTTTGTTATCCTGATTTAACCTTACATAGTATGTTCCTGGTGCTAAGTCTGTTAAATCTAAGTCGGTGGTAAAGGTATGAGTGGCCACTTCTTTAATTTGTTTTCCTAGTGCATCGTATACAATTATATTGGTTTGTTTACCAGATATTCCTTCTATGTCAATAGTAAATAATCCTGATGATGGATTAGGGTGAATGCTAAACTTAACCTGCTCAGTTACATTATTTACACCTACAGGAACACCTACACCTAACGGATCACTTGCAGTTGAACAACCTTGGTTGGTACCGACAACTACTGAATACACACCTGAACGTGTCATAGTATATGCCTGATTTGTTGCTCCCGGTATGGCTACTCCATTGCGGTACCATTGGTACGAGTGGAATATTTGTTGTACCTGAAGAACATCTGCATTCATACGAACTATAATTGGTTTGTCTGGTGCGCGGTATACTGTTACCACAAAAGTTCCTTTTGTTTCACAGCTCGTAGTATCGGTAAATATAAATGTAATGTGGAAATTTCCGGCTCCTGATAATGATGGGTCAAATGTTTTTCCATCAACACTTACGCCACTACCGCTAAATATTACGTTGCTGTTTCCACGGGTTAAGTCGAAAGCAGGTACGCTACTACATACAGCCATACTAGGGAATGTATCAGGTAAGTAAGGAGGTAATACTGTTACTTTGAAGCTACGTGTTACTACGTTACCGGCTTTATCAGTAAATGTAAATACGTTGGTTGTAATACCTACAGGGTAGGTGTTACCTAATGCTACTCCTTCTGTTTGGTATATTCTTACTTCTCCGCAATTATCCGTAGCTGTTGGTACTATATAACGGTAGTTGGCACCACAATGTCCGAATACTACATCTGTAGGCATAAAGGTAACTACTGGTTTAATGGTATCTAGTACGGTAACATTTACAATAGCGCTGCTTCTGTTTCCGCTTACATCGCTTGCAGTAAATTCAACTAAGCTGGTACCTGCATCGTTACAGTTAAACAATGTTTTATTGATGCTGATGTTGTTAATACCAACGTTATCTGTTGAACCATTGTTTACTTCTGCGGCAGTTAAAACAGCATTACCTGAATTGTTAAGGTAGATAGTTTTATCCTGTGCTATTACAATTGGTCTAACTGTATCTAGTATGCTAACATTTAATGAAACTGTCTGGCTGTTACCACTTGCATCGGTAGCTGTAAAGTTTATTATGTTTAAACCTAAGTTGGTTCCGTTGAAACTTGTTTTGCTTAAAGCTAAGGTTGTAATACCACAGTTATCAGTTGAACCATTGTTTACCTGAGCTGTAGTTAAGCTTACATTGCCTGTAGCATTTAAGTATAGGTTTAAATTGTTGTTTACTACTACGTTTGGTTTAATAGTATCTAACACGGTTATTGTAATTACAGTTGTTACTGTATTTCCGCTTGCATCACTTACTGTTAGTATGGCGTTGTTTATTCCTCTTTCTGTGCAACCAAAGTTCGTTTTGCTTAATGTTACATTGCTAATACCACAGTTGTCGGTTGAGCCATTGTTTGCTTGTTGTGCCGTAACAGTAGCTAAACCTAAACCATTTAAGTAAACACTTATGTTTTGAGCTACTATGGTAGGTTTAATAGTATCTAATACGGTAATAACAGCGTTTGCATTTGCAGTGTTATTACTCACATCGCTTACACTTAATGTAACGGTATTGGTTCCAATGTCGTTACAGTTGAAACTTGTTTTGCTTAATAATAAAGTGTTGATACCGGCATTGTCGCTACTACCATTGTTTATTTGGGCTGCAGTAACAGTTGCTGTTCCTACATTGTTTAAGTATAACGTAAGGTTTTGTGTTATTACAATTGGTCTGGTAGTATCTAATACTGTTACTGTAACATTTACTGTTTGGCTGTTGCTGCTTGCATCAGTTGCTGTAAATGTAATGGTGTTTATACCCAAGTCAACAGCAGTATAGGTTGTTTTGCTAATGCTTGTGGTTTGTATAGCACAATTGTCAGTTGAACCATTATTTACTTGCGCGGCAGTTAAGCTGGCATTTCCACTTGCATTTAAGTAAATGGTTTTGTTTTGTGTAATAACGGTAGGTTTAATAGTATCTAATACGGTTACTGAAGCACTTAGTGTTTTACTGTTACTACTTGCATCGGTAACAGTTATATTAACTGTATTTGTTCCTAAGTTGGTACAGTTAAAACTGCTTTGGCTTAAGCTGCTGCTTGTTATAGAACAATTGTCGCTACTGCTTAGTATTACTTGGGTAGGGCTCAGTGTTACATTGCCTGTAGCATTTAAATATATAGTAGCTGGTTTGGTACTAAGCAGCGGTGTAATGGTATCTATAATTGTTACTGTAAATGCTTTACCTGAAGTATTACCTGTAGAATCAGTACCGGTTAAGGTTACAGTATTTATACCCACATTAGCACAAGTAAATGTACTTTGGCTTAATGTTTTGCTTGCTATATTACAGTTGTCTGAACTGGCACTATCAACACCGGCTACCGTAATGGTTGCAGTACCACTTGTATTTAAGTAAGCGCTTATAAATTGTTTAGGACGCATTACCGGACGAATAGTATCGAATACATTTACGTTTACACTGGCTGTTTTGCTGTTTCCGTTTATGTCAGTTACTGTAAATATAATATTGCTGCTTCCTAAGTCTGCACAAGAGAATGAGGTTTTATTGATAGCAATTGTTGCTACACCACAATTATCAGTACTGTTATTATTTACCTGCGCTGCAGTAATAGAAGCAGTACCGCTTGCGTTTAGGTAAAGACTTTGATTTGATACTGTTGCAATTGGCGAAATAGTATCTAAAACAGTTATAATAACTGAAGCGGCATTGGCATTACCACTTTGATCCTGTACGGTAAAGCTAATGGTATTGTTCCCAATATTTGAGCAGTTAAATACTGATTGGCTTAATACTCTACTTGTAATGCTACAATTATCGGTACTTGCACTATCTAATAAACTTGGATTAATTACTGCCTGGCCATTGGTTGAAAGGTAAACAGTTAAATTAGCTTTTGGACGTGCTACCGGAGCAATAGGGTCAAGGACAATAACGCTCGTAGTTGCTGAATCAATATTGCCATTTACATCGGTTACTTTTAAGGTAACGTTTTTAACACCTAAGTCAGCACAAGTAATGGTAGTTGGTGTAATGCTTGTACTTGCAATACTACAATTATCAGTACTTCCATTGTTAAATTGTGAGGGTGTAATGTTAATGCTACCAGTTTGGTTCAGATATAATACTACACTATTTTGTATGTTCACAGTAGGTTTAATAGTATCTAATATAGTTACTGTTGTTGATGCTGAATCTTTTCTGCCTGAAGCATCGGCTACTATTAACCAAACAGTATTGCTACCTACATTGCTGCAGTTAAAGCTGGTTTTACTAGCAACGGTTGAAGCCACACCGCAATTATCGGTTGAATTGTTATCGATATTTGCAGCAGTAATACTTGCTGTACCTGATGCATTTAAATAGGTAGTATAAGTTTTAGTGATAACAGTAGGTTTAATAGTATCAAGCACGGTTACTGTTGATGTACATGAATCGCTATTGTTATAGGTGTTTGTTACTGTTAGTTTTACACTATTGGTTCCTAAGTCGGTACAGTTGAAACTGGTTTTTGATAAAACCCTGCTTGCAATCCCTACTAAGCTATAACTTCCATTGTCAACTTGGTTAACAGTAAGTGTTCCACTACCTGATGCATTTAAGTATACAGTTGCATTTTGGCAGATAGCCACCGGTTTAGGTTCAATTACTAATACGTTGGTAGTACATGTGCTTACATTACCTGAAGCATCAGTAATAGTTAGAACTACACTGTTATTACCAATATTAGTGGTGTTAAATGTTGTTTTGCTTAATGATGCACTCGCTATGCTACAGTTGTCGCTGGCCGATGCTTTTACACTATCAGGAGCAATGGTTATATTACCGGTTGCATCAAGAATAGCAGTATCTGCTTTACATACTACAATTGGTTTGATAGTATCAAGTACTGTAACAGTAGCATTACCTGTTTTGATATTGCCGTTTACATCTGTTACTGTTAAGGTTACTGTGTTAGCTCCTGTATTTGAGCAGGTAAATGCAGTTTGTGACAAGGCAACAGTTGCTACTCCACACGCATCAGTTGAACCATTGTTAATTTGAGCAGCAGTTACTGAAGCTGAACCGGCCCCATTTAAGTAAATGGTTTTGTTCTGTGTAACTACTACTGGCCTTACTGTGTCAGAAACGGTTACTGTAGCAGTAGCTGTTTTGATGTTACCATTATTATCAGTTACAGTTAAAGTAACTGTGTTGGCACCTACATTGGCACAAGTAAATGAGCTTGGTGAAACGCTTAAAGTAGCAATACCACACGCATCCGTTGAACCATTGTTCACTTGTGAAGCAGTGATAGTTGATGTACCCGCAGCATTTAAGTAAGTAGTAATATTTTGAGCAGTAGCCACCGGTCT containing:
- a CDS encoding sodium:solute symporter, coding for MSIYVILLSVLGYFGLLVLIAWYTTRKADSNSYFTGNKQSPWYIVAFGLIGDSLSGVTFISVPGAVGTNQFSYMQMVLGYIIGYLIIAQFLLPLYYKLNLISIYSYLEQRFGKTAQKTGSLFFILSRIVGASFRLYIALIVLDVYFFSALHIPFAVSTLIVIGLILLYTYKGGIKTLVWTDTLQSAFLLAGVALSIYVVCNQLHLSLFDTITLVKESPMSKLFFFDDWLSKNHFIKQFLGGMFIAIAMTGLDQNMMQKNLSCKSLADAQKNIRWFSIIVVFINLLFVSLGVLLYQFAATKGIAIPEKTDQLFPSIALNYIGGIGAIIFILGITAATFSSADSVLTTLTTSFCIDILGFDETNESKEHKSKRYYIHIAFALLLFFLIILFKEMNNDAVINQVFRFAGYTYGPLLGLFAFGLFNKIKVNDKLIPIVCIAAPIICYFLDTFSKQLFNGYQFGQELLIVNGLITYAGLLLLKSKTDNQLA
- a CDS encoding (Fe-S)-binding protein, with the protein product MISQIIFLIITTVAVYLFAKSLGKIRRNILLGKDIDLSDNKPIRLRTMLRVAFGQSKMGTRPVAAFFHFIIYVGFILINIEVGEILIDGIFGTHRVLSFFGPVYNVAIGFFEILALGVLIACIVFLCRRYIVKIKRFTSPELKGFPNQDAASILSIEIILMAALLCMNGADQLLQAQGAEHYKIAGAFPISSWLTTPLFSGLSAHTLILIERGAWWFHIIGIFIFMNYLPFSKHFHVILAFPNTYYSNLKPKGELNNMAAVTQEVTLMLDPTAATPPGYEPPTSFGVKEVTDLTWKNLMDAYSCTECGRCTSSCPQNQTGKLLSPRKIMMDTRDRLVEVGKNIDFNGSFTDDNKNLHSYISEEELWACNTCNACVEACPININPMEIIVEMRRYKVMEQSAAPASLNNMFSNLENNQAPWQFSPMDRANWAEEI
- a CDS encoding OmpA family protein; this translates as MRNICLNKTKTILVVALLIVTFTNAYTQTNPQRTKFNRWGLGLRLNHLYDVKFTAYDKLANGFSGEDVSGLNGSKTKIDLAFGLDLIYFVSPLVSIDASYDMGKMTGANAIDYYESDVSFLTLGLNYDLKGRNQRTPNTWVPFLRASIGEGSYDTKRKFIEDEVTFHTESGTALQVGLGAGIRYHINDNWHLNLQSEFITAYTDAWDGYNYGSGKEHMAKTCLGLRYTFGKNKHQDRAVAWQFSNQNPADNSELMNKLLLSIGDSLKNINNKVEQLQANNNNLQAQLNKDTDEDGVPDIKDLCPGEKGALANGCNEAVIKKDSNNNNSKPSTPNGNTAPAATSSIANSGDAQLIKNMILIEMNNIRFGKGKSDLNSDAVDILNRTSVMLKRNANFKLVIFGHADQDGSEKANYRISQKRAQTVANYLTKKGIAIDRIEQKPMGKKELIDTATTAKAKANNRRVEFAIELMK
- a CDS encoding HYR domain-containing protein — protein: ATLSVSPSSFTCANVGANTVTLTVTDNNGNIKTATATVTVSDTVRPVATAQNITTYLNAAGTSTITASQVNNGSTDACGIATLSVSPSSFTCANVGANTVTLTVTDNNGNIKTATATVTVSDTVRPVVVTQNKTIYLNGAGSASVTAAQINNGSTDACGVATVALSQTAFTCSNTGANTVTLTVTDVNGNIKTGNATVTVLDTIKPIVVCKADTAILDATGNITIAPDSVKASASDNCSIASASLSKTTFNTTNIGNNSVVLTITDASGNVSTCTTNVLVIEPKPVAICQNATVYLNASGSGTLTVNQVDNGSYSLVGIASRVLSKTSFNCTDLGTNSVKLTVTNTYNNSDSCTSTVTVLDTIKPTVITKTYTTYLNASGTASITAANIDNNSTDNCGVASTVASKTSFNCSNVGSNTVWLIVADASGRKDSASTTVTILDTIKPTVNIQNSVVLYLNQTGSINITPSQFNNGSTDNCSIASTSITPTTITCADLGVKNVTLKVTDVNGNIDSATTSVIVLDPIAPVARPKANLTVYLSTNGQAVINPSLLDSASTDNCSITSRVLSQSVFNCSNIGNNTISFTVQDQSGNANAASVIITVLDTISPIATVSNQSLYLNASGTASITAAQVNNNSTDNCGVATIAINKTSFSCADLGSSNIIFTVTDINGNSKTASVNVNVFDTIRPVMRPKQFISAYLNTSGTATITVAGVDSASSDNCNIASKTLSQSTFTCANVGINTVTLTGTDSTGNTSGKAFTVTIIDTITPLLSTKPATIYLNATGNVTLSPTQVILSSSDNCSITSSSLSQSSFNCTNLGTNTVNITVTDASSNSKTLSASVTVLDTIKPTVITQNKTIYLNASGNASLTAAQVNNGSTDNCAIQTTSISKTTYTAVDLGINTITFTATDASSNSQTVNVTVTVLDTTRPIVITQNLTLYLNNVGTATVTAAQINNGSSDNAGINTLLLSKTSFNCNDIGTNTVTLSVSDVSNNTANANAVITVLDTIKPTIVAQNISVYLNGLGLATVTAQQANNGSTDNCGISNVTLSKTNFGCTERGINNAILTVSDASGNTVTTVITITVLDTIKPNVVVNNNLNLYLNATGNVSLTTAQVNNGSTDNCGITTLALSKTSFNGTNLGLNIINFTATDASGNSQTVSLNVSILDTVRPIVIAQDKTIYLNNSGNAVLTAAEVNNGSTDNVGINNISINKTLFNCNDAGTSLVEFTASDVSGNRSSAIVNVTVLDTIKPVVTFMPTDVVFGHCGANYRYIVPTATDNCGEVRIYQTEGVALGNTYPVGITTNVFTFTDKAGNVVTRSFKVTVLPPYLPDTFPSMAVCSSVPAFDLTRGNSNVIFSGSGVSVDGKTFDPSLSGAGNFHITFIFTDTTSCETKGTFVVTVYRAPDKPIIVRMNADVLQVQQIFHSYQWYRNGVAIPGATNQAYTMTRSGVYSVVVGTNQGCSTASDPLGVGVPVGVNNVTEQVKFSIHPNPSSGLFTIDIEGISGKQTNIIVYDALGKQIKEVATHTFTTDLDLTDLAPGTYYVRLNQDNKTSLKPIIIAK